One Paroedura picta isolate Pp20150507F chromosome 3, Ppicta_v3.0, whole genome shotgun sequence genomic window carries:
- the LOC143831537 gene encoding natural killer cells antigen CD94-like, translated as MAAKVDKMACEIPIEGEEDVNKTLMKNGGRHKNGPDRRPKGWRACQWFKRKNIIIAVLSCCLLGSVIGNIIQAATRPSPPRKNEGIASEDIVDGCIRGWSRHGDQCYISDNAEHSWDFCNSFCSASDASLVTLNSEEERALLKSKEGEYWIDLQREKGNQWKWKNSTSVTEFEVKGTGFCAYTSGDTVSSTTCDNIRRCICRKQVSGAKQ; from the exons ATGGCAGCTAAGGTAGACAAGATGGCATGTGAGATCCCTattgaaggtgaagaagatgtgAACAAAACGCTAATGAAGAATGGTGGTCGCCACAAAAATGGCCCAGACAGGCGTCCAAAAGGATGGCGTG CTTGTCAATGGTTCAAGAGGAAGAATATCATTATTGCAGTCTTAAGCTGTTGTCTCCTGGGCTCAGTCATTGGCAATATCATTCAGGCCG ccaCCAGACcttccccccccagaaaaaatgAAGGAATTGCAAGCGAAGATATTGTAGATGGATGCATTCGTGGTTGGAGCCGACATGGAGACCAGTGTTACATTTCCGACAATGCGGAGCACAGTTGGGACTTCTGCAACAGCTTCTGCTCTGCATCCGATGCTTCCTTGGTGACACTGAACTCTGAGGAGGAAAGG GCTTTACTAAAGAGCAAGGAAGGTGAATACTGGATTGATCTTCAGAGGGAGAAGGGAAATCAGTGGAAGTGGAAAAACAGTACCAGTGTTACCGA ATTTGAAGTGAAAGGGACCGGTTTCTGTGCCTACACGAGTGGTGATACAGTCAGCTCTACAACCTGTGACAATATCCGTCGCTGCATATGCAGGAAACAGGTGTCAGGAGCCAAGCAGTAG